A window of Sulfurirhabdus autotrophica contains these coding sequences:
- a CDS encoding BPSS1780 family membrane protein — MVIRKLNPLYGWKWLRDGWHIFLANPSLWMAIMALSFFGSLFLMAVPVIGIVAFFMLWPILQAGLLLGVKDLEEGKPLELKHLLAGFKSTPKPLVAIGGFSLLAAMITIWILTMGWGTEFDALLKLMASESSDVEAFKEASSNLIWPSIVGLLIFLPFTTAVWFAPALVIFDKVPPVAAMVLSFKASIRNMWPFLVYGMLYLLADLIVSYLLGIIIAIFSKLGGPAMGQTIATLLVFPVIFIFFVLLVGSIYSGYRDIFVSPEPESTTPDPVAD, encoded by the coding sequence ATGGTTATACGTAAATTAAATCCACTTTATGGGTGGAAATGGCTCCGAGATGGTTGGCACATATTTTTAGCTAACCCCTCGTTGTGGATGGCAATCATGGCGTTGTCTTTTTTTGGCAGCCTGTTTCTGATGGCAGTACCGGTGATCGGCATTGTGGCTTTTTTTATGTTATGGCCAATACTGCAAGCGGGGTTGCTGCTCGGTGTGAAAGATCTGGAAGAAGGCAAACCGCTAGAACTCAAACACCTCCTGGCCGGGTTTAAATCTACCCCTAAACCACTTGTAGCCATAGGCGGTTTTTCGTTGCTGGCTGCGATGATTACCATCTGGATATTAACGATGGGATGGGGAACCGAGTTTGACGCCCTTTTGAAGCTGATGGCTTCAGAGAGCTCAGATGTAGAAGCCTTTAAAGAAGCCAGCAGCAACCTGATCTGGCCGTCCATCGTAGGCTTGCTCATTTTTTTGCCATTTACCACCGCCGTCTGGTTTGCGCCGGCACTGGTAATATTTGATAAAGTGCCCCCTGTAGCTGCCATGGTCCTGTCTTTCAAGGCATCCATCCGCAACATGTGGCCATTTCTGGTTTATGGCATGTTGTATTTGCTGGCTGATTTAATCGTGTCTTATTTGCTGGGTATTATTATTGCGATATTCAGCAAGCTGGGTGGCCCTGCAATGGGGCAAACCATTGCGACGCTGCTGGTTTTTCCAGTGATATTCATCTTTTTTGTTTTATTGGTGGGTTCCATCTACAGTGGATACAGGGATATTTTCGTATCACCTGAGCCGGAATCAACAACACCTGATCCAGTCGCTGATTAA
- a CDS encoding 2OG-Fe(II) oxygenase: MLLHPEHHHHPFPFFFVKAAFSEEQCAALEQLFLQDSEWQHQDGEFYRCSLCNVTESIPATFQTEILARMREITGLPLVNRVVVTAQRMLPGQVIGIHSDRPLLGYEIVRLVVQFNKQWQAEHGGVLELFSSPEGEAEFSVNPEYNKAVGFLLHEDSYHGVTEVTQPRQTIVFNFWHMANTPELAAHVQALFANLNFSEFPVTLDPIASAAESSLPEDVTFRAGTAAIALHRWGYDAETIVTGYQHSAGLSTCDTSDAESHAAVLLADWMAYLYRDSFDLMRWNRLQSALAGIEMFPRLMPTWQLCLPVWNELLRS, translated from the coding sequence TTGCTCTTACACCCCGAGCACCACCATCACCCATTCCCCTTTTTCTTTGTGAAAGCCGCATTTTCTGAAGAACAATGCGCTGCGCTTGAGCAGCTATTTTTGCAAGACAGTGAATGGCAGCATCAGGATGGTGAGTTTTACCGCTGTTCTCTTTGCAACGTTACCGAGAGTATTCCAGCAACGTTTCAGACCGAAATACTCGCAAGAATGCGCGAGATTACTGGATTACCACTCGTCAATCGTGTGGTGGTCACGGCTCAACGAATGCTGCCCGGACAAGTCATTGGTATACACAGTGACCGGCCGCTATTAGGCTATGAAATTGTGCGGCTGGTCGTGCAATTCAATAAGCAATGGCAAGCTGAACATGGCGGTGTTTTGGAATTATTCTCATCTCCAGAGGGAGAAGCCGAATTCAGTGTTAATCCTGAATACAACAAAGCCGTTGGCTTTCTGTTGCACGAGGATTCTTATCATGGCGTTACTGAAGTTACCCAGCCACGCCAAACCATAGTCTTCAATTTCTGGCACATGGCGAACACGCCCGAACTGGCGGCACACGTTCAAGCTTTGTTTGCCAACCTTAATTTCTCTGAATTTCCGGTAACGCTCGATCCTATTGCCTCGGCAGCAGAATCTAGTTTGCCTGAAGACGTGACATTTCGTGCAGGCACAGCAGCGATTGCACTGCATCGCTGGGGCTATGACGCGGAAACCATTGTGACTGGATACCAGCACAGTGCGGGGCTTTCTACCTGTGATACCAGCGATGCAGAATCCCATGCAGCTGTGCTATTGGCGGACTGGATGGCGTACTTGTACCGGGATTCTTTTGATCTAATGCGCTGGAATCGCCTGCAAAGCGCACTTGCCGGAATAGAAATGTTTCCGCGCCTGATGCCCACATGGCAGCTTTGTTTGCCGGTATGGAATGAATTGCTTCGGTCGTAA
- a CDS encoding tetratricopeptide repeat protein: protein MKQTPNPSIEWISRIKPREAAHFRRSHKREFMSHRIAQSLLAFTALGLMALSGCASAPAEKRIDNIPMYGQPAIPRPDFLKQADEDFIKQASEGFGNREAASKAWFAQAEQFVAKDDLDFAMRRYNQSWLLNPNNYQPYWGFGRVMLQRGKFEEAIQYLEKSKQLADDPFQKTALLSDLGSAYSAQAESTPMEKVQDRARLFSLANQNFSESTALDPTYGNSWRRWAMSSYEQGNYAGAWEKVKKARVQNARPLPPTFLHALEQKLPEPN, encoded by the coding sequence GTGAAGCAGACGCCCAACCCATCAATCGAGTGGATCTCGCGCATAAAACCGCGCGAGGCCGCTCATTTCAGACGTAGCCACAAGAGAGAATTCATGAGCCACCGAATTGCACAATCGCTTCTCGCCTTCACAGCGCTTGGTCTGATGGCCCTATCGGGATGCGCGTCGGCGCCAGCCGAAAAGCGGATCGACAACATTCCTATGTATGGCCAACCTGCGATACCTCGCCCCGACTTCCTCAAGCAAGCGGACGAAGATTTCATCAAGCAAGCATCCGAAGGATTTGGAAACAGGGAGGCCGCGAGTAAGGCCTGGTTTGCACAAGCTGAACAATTCGTTGCAAAAGATGATCTCGACTTTGCAATGCGTCGGTATAACCAGTCGTGGTTATTGAATCCAAACAACTACCAACCTTATTGGGGTTTTGGTCGTGTGATGCTTCAGCGCGGGAAATTTGAAGAAGCAATCCAGTACCTGGAGAAATCCAAACAACTCGCAGATGATCCGTTTCAAAAAACAGCTCTGCTTTCTGATCTGGGCTCAGCATATTCTGCACAAGCCGAGAGCACGCCGATGGAAAAGGTGCAGGATAGAGCACGATTGTTTTCTTTGGCCAATCAGAATTTTTCCGAGAGCACAGCCCTTGATCCAACTTACGGGAATAGCTGGCGACGTTGGGCCATGTCCTCATATGAACAAGGCAACTATGCAGGTGCATGGGAGAAGGTTAAGAAAGCGCGGGTGCAAAATGCACGGCCGCTTCCACCAACATTTCTTCATGCTCTAGAACAAAAGCTACCAGAACCCAACTAG
- a CDS encoding WapI family immunity protein, translating to MGVLSMSDRELEALGEPDLQIAGLRVWVHGRQFPQLQDYWDGNWLRVTAYCSYPQSSVCVHGSFVHLGEIHGLHREVEALHQTLQGQAELRCIEPNLGVELQAQTGGHIRVKISITPDHMTESHSYTDGFDQTYLPPIIGGCKAILDKFPLREPEALQR from the coding sequence TTGGGTGTCTTAAGCATGAGTGATCGTGAACTTGAAGCTCTTGGTGAGCCGGACCTCCAAATTGCGGGGCTTCGCGTCTGGGTACATGGCCGCCAGTTTCCTCAATTGCAAGACTATTGGGATGGAAACTGGCTCAGAGTTACAGCGTATTGCTCATACCCACAATCTTCAGTTTGTGTGCACGGCTCCTTTGTCCACCTCGGAGAAATCCACGGCCTGCACCGAGAAGTGGAAGCGCTGCATCAAACACTTCAGGGGCAAGCAGAGTTGCGGTGCATTGAGCCGAATCTTGGAGTTGAGCTTCAAGCACAAACTGGTGGGCACATTCGGGTCAAGATATCCATCACGCCAGACCACATGACCGAGTCGCACTCATACACCGACGGTTTCGATCAAACATACCTTCCGCCAATAATCGGGGGCTGCAAAGCGATTCTGGACAAGTTCCCTCTCAGAGAACCGGAGGCGCTGCAACGGTGA
- the uvrD gene encoding DNA helicase II, with product MPSSILSGLNPPQLEAVTLPHESALILAGAGSGKTRVLTTRIAHLIQTGQTSPNGILAVTFTNKAAKEMLARLSTMLPINLRGMWIGTFHGLCNRLLRAHYHDAGLPALFQILDSADQLATIKRLLKSLNVDDEKYPPKQVQHFINSNKESGIRAAKVESYDAFTHKLTELYAAYDEQCIREGVVDFAELLLRCYELLSRNEILREHYQRRFNYILVDEFQDTNRLQYLWLKLLAGSNSAVFAVGDDDQSIYAFRGAHSGNMRDFEQDFAVEKVIKLEQNYRSHGNILDAANALISQNRGRLGKNLWTSEGSGEPIRLYEAASDLEEASFIVDEVRNLHKNEGLALSNMALLYRSNAQSRILEHALFSANIPYKVYGGLRFFERQEIKHALAYLRLTANANDDGAFLRIINFPTRGIGNRSLEQLQDIAKQQNISLWQAATSGALSGKAGSNIATFIQLINSMRETCTGLPLQEQMEHILVHSGLYTHYQNSKTESDRVENLDELVNAATLFMNDFENQQQADSEQQDVLASFLTHASLEAGEHQAIAGSDALQLMTVHAAKGLEFHAVFLSGIEEGLFPHEQSLNERDGIEEERRLMYVAITRAKRRLYLSLAQSRMLHGQIRYGIPSRFLSELPPELLKRINTWAQPAYAEQTYSTKSASKPINRSSNNDSPWHIGQSVTHPKFGAGVIINHEGKGGDARVQVNFSQSGAKWLALEYAKLEPA from the coding sequence ATGCCTTCTTCAATTTTATCTGGTCTCAACCCTCCTCAACTTGAAGCAGTCACGTTGCCCCATGAATCCGCGCTGATTTTAGCAGGCGCGGGGAGCGGTAAAACACGGGTACTCACTACCCGAATCGCTCACCTGATCCAAACCGGACAAACCAGCCCAAACGGTATTTTAGCGGTGACCTTTACCAATAAAGCCGCAAAAGAAATGCTGGCGCGTCTTTCTACAATGCTGCCCATCAACCTTCGCGGCATGTGGATTGGCACATTCCATGGGCTATGTAACCGCTTACTTCGTGCTCATTATCATGACGCAGGACTGCCGGCACTATTTCAGATTCTGGACAGTGCAGACCAGCTTGCCACCATCAAACGCTTATTGAAGAGCCTGAATGTAGACGATGAAAAATATCCCCCCAAACAGGTACAGCATTTTATCAATAGCAACAAAGAGTCCGGCATCCGTGCGGCCAAGGTAGAAAGCTATGATGCTTTCACCCACAAACTGACTGAGCTATATGCGGCCTACGACGAACAATGCATCCGTGAAGGGGTCGTGGACTTTGCCGAATTACTGTTGCGCTGCTATGAACTGCTCAGCCGAAATGAAATACTGCGGGAGCATTATCAGCGAAGATTCAATTATATTCTGGTGGACGAATTCCAGGATACCAACCGCCTGCAATACCTTTGGTTGAAGCTATTGGCAGGTAGTAACAGTGCTGTTTTTGCTGTGGGTGACGATGATCAGTCCATTTATGCCTTCCGTGGCGCCCATTCCGGCAACATGCGCGATTTTGAACAGGATTTTGCCGTAGAGAAAGTCATTAAGCTGGAGCAAAACTACCGTTCACATGGCAATATTCTGGACGCCGCCAATGCACTGATCAGCCAGAACAGAGGGCGTTTGGGTAAAAACCTGTGGACCTCTGAAGGCTCAGGCGAACCGATCCGCCTGTATGAAGCGGCTTCTGACCTGGAGGAAGCGTCTTTTATCGTAGATGAAGTGCGCAACTTGCACAAAAATGAAGGCTTGGCGCTTTCTAACATGGCCCTGCTTTACCGTTCCAATGCGCAATCCCGCATTTTGGAGCACGCGCTCTTCAGTGCAAATATTCCCTATAAAGTGTACGGTGGCCTGCGATTTTTTGAACGCCAGGAGATCAAGCATGCGCTGGCCTATCTGCGCCTCACAGCCAATGCCAATGATGACGGCGCGTTCTTGCGTATTATCAATTTCCCCACGAGAGGTATTGGTAACCGCAGTCTGGAACAGCTTCAGGATATAGCAAAGCAACAAAACATCAGCCTGTGGCAGGCTGCCACATCGGGTGCATTAAGTGGAAAGGCCGGCAGCAATATCGCTACATTTATTCAATTGATCAACTCCATGCGCGAAACCTGCACCGGGCTTCCGCTACAAGAACAAATGGAACATATTCTGGTTCATAGCGGTTTGTATACGCACTACCAGAACAGCAAAACCGAATCAGACCGCGTTGAAAATCTGGATGAACTGGTGAATGCAGCCACACTGTTCATGAATGACTTTGAAAACCAGCAGCAAGCGGATAGTGAACAACAAGATGTACTGGCCTCATTTCTCACCCACGCTTCTCTGGAAGCAGGGGAGCATCAGGCCATTGCGGGTTCCGATGCGTTACAGTTAATGACCGTACATGCTGCCAAGGGATTGGAGTTTCATGCGGTATTTTTGAGCGGGATAGAAGAAGGCCTATTCCCTCACGAACAAAGCCTGAATGAAAGAGATGGCATCGAAGAAGAACGGCGATTGATGTATGTTGCCATTACCCGTGCCAAGCGCAGATTGTATTTAAGCCTGGCTCAAAGCCGCATGCTGCACGGGCAAATCCGTTACGGCATACCTTCACGCTTTTTATCCGAATTACCTCCTGAACTGCTCAAGCGCATTAATACCTGGGCGCAACCGGCCTATGCCGAACAAACTTATTCCACTAAATCTGCCAGCAAGCCCATAAACCGATCCAGTAACAATGACTCCCCCTGGCACATTGGGCAAAGCGTGACTCATCCCAAATTTGGTGCCGGGGTGATTATCAACCATGAAGGGAAGGGAGGCGATGCCAGAGTACAAGTGAATTTCAGCCAGTCCGGGGCTAAATGGCTGGCATTGGAATATGCCAAACTGGAACCTGCTTAA
- a CDS encoding rhodanese-like domain-containing protein, which produces MAMTLGDFVREARKQINEWDADTAKDNLEEEKVLVVDIREPYEFEKSHLPGAICIPRGLLEGAADAGTKYRDERLCHAQDETILLYCQSGGRSALAALTLQQMGFATVYNLAGGVELWDAEGYPLEK; this is translated from the coding sequence ATGGCGATGACGCTTGGGGATTTCGTGCGCGAAGCACGCAAACAGATCAATGAATGGGATGCTGACACAGCAAAAGACAATCTCGAAGAAGAGAAAGTCCTGGTTGTGGACATCAGAGAACCCTATGAGTTTGAAAAAAGCCATTTACCCGGCGCAATTTGCATTCCCCGTGGGTTGCTGGAGGGCGCTGCAGACGCCGGTACCAAGTATAGGGATGAGCGACTGTGTCATGCACAGGATGAAACTATCCTGCTTTATTGCCAAAGCGGGGGGCGCAGTGCTCTGGCTGCACTGACATTGCAGCAAATGGGTTTTGCAACCGTATATAACCTGGCAGGCGGTGTTGAATTATGGGACGCGGAAGGCTACCCCCTTGAAAAATAA
- a CDS encoding DedA family protein gives MTLQSFIENYGYFAVLLGTFLEGETVLVMAGFAAFRGYLDLPLVIAVAFAGSFLGDQLYFLLGQHKGVAILARYPRLAERATHVQSLLHKYHTLLILVIRFLYGLRIVGPVAIGMSGILWHRFLILNMVGAAVWAVVIGTLGYFFGSVLELLIADIRHYEEAILGFFLLAGLLMWAIYRWRNRGQK, from the coding sequence GTGACACTCCAATCATTCATCGAAAATTATGGTTACTTCGCCGTTTTACTAGGTACTTTTCTGGAAGGTGAAACGGTTCTGGTGATGGCCGGATTTGCCGCATTTCGTGGTTATCTCGATCTGCCGCTAGTAATCGCGGTGGCATTTGCAGGCAGTTTTCTAGGCGATCAACTTTATTTTTTACTTGGTCAGCATAAAGGTGTTGCGATTCTGGCGCGTTACCCACGGTTGGCCGAGCGCGCAACCCATGTTCAATCATTGCTGCACAAATATCATACCCTGCTTATTTTAGTCATCCGTTTTCTCTACGGTTTGCGAATTGTTGGACCGGTTGCCATAGGGATGAGCGGCATACTGTGGCACCGATTTTTGATATTGAATATGGTGGGTGCAGCCGTTTGGGCTGTTGTAATAGGTACGCTGGGTTACTTTTTTGGCAGTGTGCTTGAATTACTGATAGCAGACATACGCCACTATGAAGAAGCCATATTAGGATTTTTCTTGCTGGCTGGTTTGCTCATGTGGGCAATTTACCGTTGGCGAAACAGGGGACAAAAATGA